AGTTTTTGTCAACATTCACATATTTTGGTGaaatctcactttttttttttttttcaacacaattaaaaattttgacACAATTGACATGTTTGGCAAACTTGCCAAATTCTTGCACGATTTTTGAAGCCTTTCACAGTTTTTAGCACAATTAGTGTGTAcaatttatatttttgaaactacatatacatatatatatatatatatatgtatatatatatatatatatatatatatatatatatatatatatatatatatatatatatatatatatatatatatatatatatatggcaatTCACATTTTTGACACAATTTGCAGTTTTTCTCtttattacagttttttttttttttttgtacattttgtatttttgacacATTTCTCATGTGTTTTGATACATCTCATTTTGGTCAAATTACTCCCTACTTGTTTTTGGCACAAACAGGCAGAAATATTAAATATGACATCatcattggaaagaaaatgaaaataaccAATTGTTGCTATATGTAGCAATAGcagctgttagcatgttagcaattGCAATTTGAAAATGATACTAgaattgccaaaaataaataaaaaatacgggTACCGTGCATATTTTGGAGTCAAGTCGCTGCAGAAGCTATTTATGTGTTAGCATAACAACTATTAGCATGACTTACCTTGAAgtgatagaatttttttttttatatctctgATTCATCGatttagaaaaacaaataatcaaattaaattttaaaatgagtgtTCCTTGCAATCATAATCAAAACTGAGATATACAATAATACTAAAGCTAATGCTGAGCTCATTAAAGTGCTAATCACATTTGGCTTGTGCTTGATGTTATCGTATACAGAATAATATCTAGCTTAGATGGGTCGTGTGAAAGAGGCTAATGTTTAGAGCGacaagctaatgctaacgctaattcGCCTGGCTGTGTTTGCTATTTGCACGtgacagtggaaaaaaaatatgtttggatGAGATGCGCGTTTGAAGCTTAAATGGGCTCATTGAATGGGGCTCACGgctcaatgctaatgctaagctaattctGAAAATGGAGAATACAATCCTGCTTCGATGGGCAGCGCGAACGGGGCGAATATTCTTGGAGAGGAAACTAATGCCACTGCTAATTGGTCTGTGCTTGCTGTTTGTGATTTAGAACCTGTGAAAAATTATGCTTGGATAAGAAACACTAGATGGGCTGATTGAAGGAGGTTCACATCTCAGtgataatgctaagctaatgctaatcgtaAAATGCTAAATGtccaaatgttaaaataataataataataatattaataataataataataataataataataataataataataataataataaatattggtATTATTGGTAAAATTGGTATGCCCGATAATATggtaataaaacataaaataaataaaaataaaataaaatggtaatattggtcttccaataataataaaataataataataataataccataatactactactactactactaataataataataataataaatattgatattattggTAATATTGGTATGTCTGGTAAtatggtaataaaaaataaaataaataaaaataaaataaaatggtaatATTGGTctaccaataataataaaaaacataataataataataataataataataataataataataataataataataataataataaatattggtATTATTAGTAACATTGGTATGCccggtaataataaaaataaaatggtaatATTGGTctaccaataataataaaaaacaataataataaccaataataaaataaatacaaaaaaacgctAAATGTTGTCcaaatgttaaaatgctaatgctaagctaatgtccgGGCTGCGCTCGGCGTGCATAGTTGTCGTCGTCGTTAACTCTCCATTCACACACGGCTCTCGTCTCTGCCTCCCGTCTTCGGGTCCCGTTCTTTTTCCCGGCGGGCAAAGGAGAAGTCGGGCTGCGGGATGCCCGCGATGGAGGGGTACGCCATGGGGGGGATGGTGTTGACCAGGATGAGCTGCAGCGGCTTGCCGGCGGGCGTGGCATAGCGGCAGCGCAGGTAGCGCAGGAAGGCGGCGCGGTACGTCTGGTTAAAGAGCGTGTACACCAGCGGGTTGACGGCCGACGACAGGTAGCCCACCCACACAAACACGTTGAGCAACCCCCCCATGAGGGCGCCGTCGCACGCCGGCGCCTCGCACGCAGCCACCAGCACGTTGGTGACGAAGAAGGGGCACCACATGACCACGAAGAGGAAGAAGACCACGCCCAGCACCTTGGACGCCTTCTGCTCGTTACTGATGGACTGCACGGTGCGGCGggaagcagcggcggcggcggccatcttgggctTCTCCGACGACAGAGAGGCGTGCGGGaagaaggcggcggcggcggcgacgccCCACTTGGGCCGGTCCAGGCACCGCATCATGAGCGAAGCCTCGTTGCGCAAGGCCCGGATGGTCAGGAAGTAGGTGACCACCATGATGGCCAGCGGCACGAAGAAGGCCACGAAGGAGCCGGCCAGCACGAAGCTGTCGTCCGTTAGCAGGCAGCTGCCGTCCTTGAACACCTTGGATTGGTCGCGCAGGCCCATCACCGGGATGGGCGTGGAGATGCCTGCGCACAGGGAAACGGAAAAAAATCATGTTCACGGAACGAGTACGTCATATGCAACGAGAAcgacaatatcacgatattagcGTCACATccaatggcggagccagagggggggccggggtggcacgtgcccctgctgaaatgtgattggacccagcagacgccaaatgattgacatatcacggcaccggcgcagtgacgtcgcacgccttGCCGATtcagcctgccagcatttttttcaagcagacgcctactaattgttatgcccctcctgaacagtggctggcgctacttacgacaaagcattataatccagctcactaggagtctggagaaggagaatcatctgttttcaggagcagtctcctgagtaccgagaatgcatgttggtgtttggctatatcatgtttgtttgcctgtgagacgtgagtgactgtttaaaataacttttatgttcagattatgggtgtcaaaatataacggcactattttttttaatgctcgattaacgaccgctccttatttggaaagcctctactcagggaattctagtcaccacgcagtagaaacgtccacgtcaaaactacccaatagaaaagcactggagctaaaatacagtgtttaaggggcagaatataggtggaggagccatttggactgtgtctcaccactaccacccgtgccttgctttgaaagaacgcactcggttagccgttgcgttcgcaccgagcaccaagaggcgtccatgggcactctgaaacccctgtgagagtgaagagccgaatggacgccgtcttgacagttggagtgagcacaagcctatttatctttaaatgtgaggcgtattttattcagcatctccacaaaatatctcatcaaggtgaaagtgaaactaccgatgtgttcgctgtaacagtagagcggcctcagctgcgtctcgcatccgagaacttaacaaaataaaagcgtccgacgtcataaaaaggagaatttagcagtaataaattaaatgatactgcctaatgtgtggggattggcgtcaagttgtattttacaattttaaaatgtgcagaaactcgcaagttacttattgtttaaaattacagagctattaatatgaaaaaaacacattggTCGTTTCTGGTTCttatgcagtaaaaattcgtcattttacaatgcacatcctatttcacttaacaaaataaaagccaagcgcgaatgcatatatttgtggggactgttgtattttacagttttaaaaatgtgcataatttcacaagttacttcatgttaaaaattaggcaactcctaatatgaaaagagaaatgcattgagctttcactattgtcttacaaatgcaattataccatgttgtagtgatagaaaaatgaccaaaacaaatcagtcacgctttggtttggttttacagtacagcacattttatttttatttttttttaacctttttttcttgaattgttatgaaattactctatcaataaatgtttaaattcttttaattgaattgttatgaaattactctatcaatgacaaaaaaaaaaaaacattgaaattgtacattttattgtaaatgtaggtataaattgagatataaaatgtgcaattaatgtgtgattaatagtcagttaattattgaagtaatgcgattaactatgattacaaattttaatccactgacacctctagttcagatagattgttttggacggacatcaataagcaacgtagttttgtgcaagctaaaaataagtatgttgttgttgttatgcaatacaatagcaccctccaatggttgaaagttcaaacagacactaactgacatttgcatttacaggtagaagtggaggatttattaacattattattaattaatcacattaataaattatgtggttgtaaatgaagtagtagttggagtaataaatgtatttttcatagggtgtgtggaaaatgaaacgacaaggagagtttggcacttagacaggatctttagtcatactgtaatacaaatttgcattatgttcatattataatgttatgttgataaaagtactgtaattgcatgaatacagtatctgcgtgtgcgtgcaagttcattcaagttaaacagtgctgaattattttttttgtacattttatacattcttaataaacggcacattatgtgcaaaaatctcccctgtgcttaatatgtacttaaatatatttgaacttcgatagagactccgattgaaataaattttcatgaaaacaaatttggcatcatctttggatgaagtatccttggcccccccctggcccccctatttataaaagtctggctccgccactggTCACATCTGTTCAATAGGTcagcttgatttccatttgtgcttttccagcgccctctggtggttatTTATTAGCGCAGTTTAACTCATCTTCGAGTTAAGGCACACTCGACCCAAGGCGTTTCGTTATGCtaggtccgccattttggctcctcggccgccattttttttccatattcattttatttatatctGCCTCACGCCAGATGCTAAGTTAAATGTCACTTTGCTGGATTCCTTCCGTGTTAAAGGCAAAGCCAGGGTCTTTTGTTATGGTGCTGATGTCTATTTTGCTTGTGTTGAAAACAAATTGTCGCTGCCACCTTATCCGTCACGCTGGATGCTATCATGCAGAATTTGCCATTCTGTGTTGCTGTTTGAAATCATATCTCGCTTTGCTGGGTTctgtgtaatttttatttttttttaaataggatcTACAAAGCTCCAGATTTGCTTCGTTTCAGTTTGAAAAGGAAGCTGTTGACAACTTATTTGGATTGGTGAAAGGGTGCACAAACGAGTGTGAACAATAACGACATTAGCGCCGACGCTAGCGCTAACGCAGCACAGCAAGTGTCTGACGGTCGCCGAGGCAACGGAGCTGATGCTATCCTTCACCGGATTGCGCAAGagggttcttcttcttctgtttgcCGTTGTTTTTCCCACCACAACAAATTGTTGCTGATGATGTCACAACGCGGCCGCACTCTCATAACGTTGATTAAAAATGACTAAAGCATATTCAATATTTGTAATGCTCACAACTGCGGGGGGAAATGAAAACCATCTGTGTCTCAACAGACGCACACATTCGGCACACGCGGCAACTGCACTTATGCTGTCGAGCCGGACCatctgtgtatgtgtatgtgtgcatgcgtgcgtgctgGAATGGCGGCAGACAGACGGCCCGGGTGGTCTCCAGTGGGAGCGTTACGCTGGCTCATCTTGTAGATGAAAGTTGACCAAGGGGATACATCTTTAGCCTGcacaagtctacacacccctgttcacatGCCGCATTTTTGTTCGACCAAGATAAAGCATATCCAAAATGATTCTGTCACtagtttggacttttttttttttttttaagtacgttACAGCGAGCCTCCTTTGCGCTCTTATGGCGATGCTAAGTCTTCCGTGTCTGTGGACGGTAAGAAAAGGATACCAGCACGATGCCATATTATAATGACaaatagggctgggtctaaaatatcaatatcaaatcgatattccttttcatagcccaatatcgatgaataaaaccatgaattgataCTTTTAATACGAACTGTTAAaattgctaacatgctaagtgtATGTTGAGCTAACAGTTGttatgctaacaattagcacAATAGTGACTTATGTCAGATGTGaactgctaacatgctaattgtTGGTAACCTGAGAAAGCACTAAAATAGTACCCCATCATTGACTAATATGAACTGCTAAAATAATGTGCTGTGTGTTGAGCTCACAGTTGttatgctaacaattagcaaGATAGCGACTTATGTGATAGAAGTGTTTTTAAGAATTTTAATTTCAGATGTGaattgctaacatgctaactgtTGGTAACCTAAAAACGGACTAACTTTGTAACCCATAATTGGCTAATATGAActgctaaaatgctaacatgctaagtgtGTGTTGAGCTAACAGTTGTTATGCTAACAATCAGCAAGATGGTGACTTAtgtgattaaaaatgttttttaagaatttgaatttcagatgcaagCGTGTTTACGCGTGCGAGTGTTGCGTCAGCACTTGCCTGCCGAGATGGTCCACACGGCCACGATCTTGATGCGGGCCTTGGTGCGCGAGTTGAAGCGGCTGTGGTGGATGGGGTTGCGGATGGCGATGTAGCGGTCCAGCGAGATGGCGCACAAGTGCATGATGGACGCCGTGGAGAACAGCACGTCCAGGTAGATCCACACGGGGCACAGCTCTGACGGCAGAGGCCAGCCATAATCTGGCCAAAACGGGACCAAATCACACATTAGCTACATCCTCAAATGATCACATGCTAACAGATACGGCGCTAAGGCATCTTAATTTAATAGTGAGTAGTTAGCAACCTTAAATACTCACAAAGATAGAAGTTTTGGCACGTGACagtatgtttaaaaaagaaaagaaaagaaaattgtcgtgagaaaatattttttgttcaataaatcaaaagtcattttaGTCACAGCTGCAAAAATGTGTGAGCTGTTGCTAATGGGATTTATTGGGGCTTGGAATGGTGAAATTTGAAGAGGCCCCCAAAATAGCACTGGAGCCATAATGAGCAGCCGTGGGAGGCGCTTATGAACAATTAATGTCACACAACATGTCGGTGGCGGCTTCCGCTGTCTCGTTAGCGAGGACTTGTTAGGGCGGAAACAAATGGCGCGACCTTCGCTTCGCGTCTCCATCCAGCCGAGCGGTTTTTGACGGCCCGTATTAACAAATGAGGTTTTCTCCTTCAGCGGAACCACGactgtcatgacaagtttgctcgATATGAATTATTTGGCTGTTGCTAACATAGCTTTGAGattaatttttcaaaagtcatttccagttgaatactttttgtagtaaCTTTGTACATATGCCGCCATTGTTATTTATGTTGAAACGCATTCAGTGTGTAGTGGCATGGAATGGCGGCTGCCTCTGCTGAGAGATTCgaatttgcatatttatatGGGGGGGGCGTGGAGAGGGAGGAGTCTGGTAGCGTAAACCACGCCCACACGACCTAATAAACCAATCGAGGCGCAAGACGACATATCTGCGACGGAACATGAGTTTTCTTGCAGACAAACAGGAGCAATCCAGCTCCCGGTGGTGCATTGCGTGGTTAtccaaaaacaagaagaaaatcAAGAAAATGATTAAACGTTGTAGTCATGGCTTGTGTAAGAAGAGATAACCGTTATCCCAATCGACTAACCGGCGTCTTGCGGTAGTCATGGCTTGTGTAAGCCAGAGAGCAGTTATCCTAACCAACTGGAAGGAGGTATCCGGTATCCCTTCCCTAAACCCAcaaacaactacgaaaaatgtcatcaaactttgtggaagaccacacgACCAGTCGAATCCCTCTAAAATGAGCAGAAATGACGACgactaaggtaatgttctctactgttgtttttagccaaaggctaacgatagctccggctagctaaccgtccacacgtttgttgacttactatttactataaatgccaacagagcaaactttgcacacatgaCCAGTTGAATGCCTCCAAAATGACAAGAAACCACGAAGTCTGCACTATGGTAATgtttccattgttgtttttagccaaaggctaacgatagctcccggtagctaaccgtccacgctAACGTTTGATgatttactatttactataaatgccaacaaaagaTTGAAACAGTGAGGCAATAAAAGTTCCTTCTTACCCTGGTTGAcaggaataatgtccaaaaactttggtttTGCTGACATTTGGTCAAAGTGCGTGAGGCGACTCTTTGTCTTTTCCTTACTTCTGTAGCAGCAGATGGCGATGCgtatttcctttttatttttggacaaaattgcatgttgagggagtgaagatacccttcactaaaaaaTATAAAGCCCCCTCTGCTTGCTTCGAAGAGAAATATCGACGTCCTGAAAAGACCGAGTGGGACGCTACATTACCGCGactcattggaatcagctgtttggagccgctagccaCAAAAACATGGAGTTGGTTGgagtggaagcttaaggtatgttgtttttgcttgaaacagtacATCCATCACTACTTTCGTGGTCTcaattgtcattcatgaaatcgtttgtgtccggatatacttgtCTTGCTGTATGTCGAAGACTTCaagctagcttagcttgctagctgctaacaaagagACCACACGTTTGCAACACATTCCTCGGCAGAGATCAAGCCTGAGTTACGTCGCACTAGAAGGGTCTATTAATAAGATAAGGAATGTGTTTGGATTCATGCGTCTGCACAGATTCACAAATCtggatttttttgatttttttttgtgcgtgtgacCTTTCCTGGATTTGAccgtatgccgtttttttgtatgtaatcCACTCAAGTTTTTTGACACGGGGCCTCTGAAGTGTAATGAGCTTGAAACGCACAAGTGAAGCTTGTCAGCTGCTTTGGAATTCAAGCACAGAACGACGTAAAATTTGGAGGGAAcagagccacaaaaaaaagtctgatgaAGCCTTCTCAGCAAAGACACAGGTTGTgagacattttgatttgaagagaCAATTTTAAGGTCATTTTGCAATTTCCGGTGGGGGTCAAGTTGAGCCCCCAAAGTTTCATTctacaacatgaaatttggtagatttGTCAGTCATGATtagaaacacaaacaaaagtatCAAAAGTCAGAGCTGGAAATATTGTCTAAAATAAATACGTCGTTATAGTTATATTAATTGAATCCACACAAATGTCCCCGAAACACacagcaaatttgtctgtttgatttgaagcggccattttggatgACAAAACGACCCGCACAGATTTTGTCTGGTTGCGAGCGACCAGGTTTGAGTCAGATCGACAGATGGATGACACAAAAGTGGGAAATTTGGAATTTCCTCTGTGAGGTGCTCTGCTCTTTTATTGTCCGCTTGTCTGATTTGTTGGCTTCATTAAGCGGTTTCGcagcaaatgaaaacaaacctaCGCCAAAGGACGCCTTCCAATTTGCTTATGAACGGCATCCTGATGAACTTTTATTCCCTCTGCTGCGCTGCGCTTATTTCCCCCGTTAGTCAGCGCCAGCACAAAAAAGAATGACTCAAATGCGGCCGGCCCGCAGAAAGCGCCAGCTCGTAAACAGTGGCGGCCCCCCAAGAGATGACGGCGTGCTCGTTGCCATGGCAGCACTCCAAGTGGACGGCGTGCGTTTGGAAGCTTTTCTCCAAGGACACAACGTCTCAGAGGTTCTTGGCACAAGATGCTCAAAACTggaaacaaaaaagttttttttagaaatatatgaCTTATCAAAAATGGATTCTCGAAAATATAAAACCTTTTTCCAgaattgagtatttttttaaaccgaatCTAGTACGGTaaaatatagatattttttttcacattactcTGTATGACCctaatctcattttttttaatacagtataaattttaaacacttttcttgggtgctctaaaaataaaaaaataaaaggccggAATGGGATATTGGGATATTTTGACAAGCGCATGCCACAGCCATGTTAATAAGACACCTGGAGCCccccttgcaaaaaaaacaaaacaacaaaaacaaaaccagcaTAATATTCGAGTCTCCTTTTGATGTG
The Festucalex cinctus isolate MCC-2025b chromosome 11, RoL_Fcin_1.0, whole genome shotgun sequence DNA segment above includes these coding regions:
- the LOC144030888 gene encoding 5-hydroxytryptamine receptor 2A-like, which translates into the protein MNLRGGGGDNVSELISQTLAVTTPPQLPESNPRPPPHGFRPGPANASHDGCHYVANGSNQEGVGWLCRDAAEAGKNWAALLILAVIGVTVTGNILVILAVSLEKKLQNATNYFLMSLAVADMLLGMLVMPVSMVTILYDYGWPLPSELCPVWIYLDVLFSTASIMHLCAISLDRYIAIRNPIHHSRFNSRTKARIKIVAVWTISAGISTPIPVMGLRDQSKVFKDGSCLLTDDSFVLAGSFVAFFVPLAIMVVTYFLTIRALRNEASLMMRCLDRPKWGVAAAAAFFPHASLSSEKPKMAAAAAASRRTVQSISNEQKASKVLGVVFFLFVVMWCPFFVTNVLVAACEAPACDGALMGGLLNVFVWVGYLSSAVNPLVYTLFNQTYRAAFLRYLRCRYATPAGKPLQLILVNTIPPMAYPSIAGIPQPDFSFARREKERDPKTGGRDESRV